A genomic segment from Peribacillus sp. ACCC06369 encodes:
- a CDS encoding PTS system mannose/fructose/sorbose family transporter subunit IID, whose protein sequence is MEIELISAILLSVFVAILMTENYGYGYWMISRPIFAGPLLGLIMGDLQTGLIVGASVELMFMGVLPIGGSVPPNAQIAGLIGTIFAISAGGKPEVGIALALPIGILAQFLIMLAWNFNIYLVHRADNALQELNLKRAERLHLSGIIVFFTVMFIPTFLAIYFGSEFVNNLVDSMPSWFMEGLKITAGILPAIGMAMLLKMMNLKKFWSFFLIGFVLAVYLDLNVLSIALLGLGIAISISAVGTKGNDSGISRDSSRQSAAKTTILTRKDLMKTFLRSFFSMTSINYERYGSLGFCYAILPALKKLYPNNQDLKESVVRHNEFFNCHPYTSNAIIGVTLALEEQRAQGNPITSETISSTKAALMGPLSGIGDSVFKATFMTIFAAIGAGLALDGNSLGPIIFIVPNVLLNIFSRYYGIVYGYQFGICLILKMKDSDVLNKFVQGATIVGLMVTGSMVVNFVKVGVAAKWNFGGKEINLQELLDSILPGLLPLLLTLGFLWALLKYQKAIYWLIFLCFIVGLAGKFLGVL, encoded by the coding sequence GTGGAAATTGAGTTAATATCAGCGATTTTGTTAAGTGTTTTTGTTGCAATTCTCATGACCGAAAATTATGGGTATGGATATTGGATGATTAGCCGTCCCATTTTTGCTGGACCATTATTAGGACTAATAATGGGAGACCTACAAACGGGATTGATTGTAGGGGCCAGTGTGGAATTGATGTTTATGGGGGTCTTACCGATTGGAGGTAGCGTGCCTCCTAATGCACAAATTGCTGGTCTAATAGGGACCATTTTCGCGATTAGTGCCGGGGGTAAGCCTGAGGTTGGAATTGCACTGGCATTACCAATCGGTATTTTAGCACAATTTTTAATCATGCTAGCTTGGAACTTTAATATTTATCTAGTGCATCGGGCAGACAATGCTTTACAAGAGCTTAATCTAAAAAGGGCAGAACGGCTACACCTTTCTGGAATAATCGTTTTTTTTACAGTTATGTTCATTCCAACTTTTTTAGCCATTTATTTTGGCAGTGAATTTGTAAATAATCTGGTAGACTCTATGCCTTCATGGTTTATGGAAGGATTAAAGATTACAGCAGGAATTCTACCTGCAATTGGAATGGCCATGCTTCTGAAAATGATGAACCTCAAGAAGTTTTGGTCATTTTTCCTAATTGGATTTGTTCTGGCAGTCTACTTGGACCTGAATGTACTTTCGATAGCCTTGTTGGGTCTTGGAATCGCGATCAGCATTTCAGCAGTGGGAACGAAAGGAAATGATAGTGGAATTTCCCGTGATTCCTCCCGACAGAGTGCAGCTAAAACGACGATTCTGACAAGGAAAGATTTAATGAAAACATTCTTGCGTTCTTTCTTCAGCATGACCTCTATAAATTATGAGCGTTATGGCAGTTTAGGGTTCTGTTATGCGATATTGCCGGCACTCAAAAAACTCTATCCAAATAATCAGGATTTAAAAGAATCGGTTGTTCGTCATAATGAGTTTTTTAACTGCCATCCGTATACTTCCAATGCCATCATTGGTGTTACTCTTGCACTTGAAGAACAACGAGCGCAAGGAAATCCCATCACCTCAGAAACAATTTCTTCTACGAAAGCCGCATTGATGGGACCACTCTCTGGAATTGGTGATTCTGTGTTTAAAGCAACTTTTATGACCATTTTTGCAGCAATTGGCGCTGGTTTGGCGTTGGATGGAAATTCACTTGGACCCATTATATTTATTGTACCAAACGTCTTGCTCAATATTTTTTCTCGTTACTACGGTATTGTCTATGGGTACCAGTTTGGGATATGCCTAATCCTTAAAATGAAAGACTCTGATGTACTAAATAAGTTTGTTCAGGGAGCTACCATTGTAGGATTAATGGTAACAGGATCAATGGTAGTGAATTTTGTTAAAGTGGGCGTGGCTGCTAAATGGAACTTTGGTGGAAAAGAAATAAATTTGCAAGAACTTCTTGATTCAATTTTACCTGGGCTTTTGCCCCTCCTCTTAACACTTGGTTTCTTATGGGCATTACTTAAATATCAAAAGGCTATCTACTGGTTAATCTTCCTTTGCTTTATTGTAGGATTAGCTGGTAAATTCTTAGGAGTTCTTTAG
- a CDS encoding PTS sugar transporter subunit IIB, with the protein MSIVVTRIDERLIHGQVAYSWSVAYQVTEFIVIDDGVATDPTQLLLLSLAVPSGKRHAILSVEDAVKYLVERSDQEKTFIVVKSPRVLLSLIEKGIILPSINVGGMYYKEGKQEISKTVYLDEEDKSVFLKIRDHGIPCEIRTSPNDKSIDLFSKI; encoded by the coding sequence ATGAGTATCGTTGTTACCCGTATCGATGAACGGCTCATACATGGGCAAGTTGCTTATTCATGGAGTGTTGCTTATCAAGTCACAGAATTTATTGTAATTGATGATGGCGTTGCAACCGACCCTACACAACTTTTGTTACTTAGCTTGGCAGTACCTTCGGGGAAAAGACATGCTATCCTTTCTGTCGAAGATGCAGTGAAATATCTAGTTGAGCGGTCTGATCAGGAAAAAACGTTTATCGTAGTAAAAAGTCCTCGAGTCCTTTTATCTCTCATTGAAAAAGGTATCATTCTGCCTTCTATAAATGTAGGTGGCATGTACTATAAAGAAGGAAAACAGGAAATAAGTAAAACAGTCTATTTGGATGAAGAAGATAAATCTGTTTTTCTCAAGATTAGAGATCACGGAATCCCTTGTGAAATCAGAACCTCTCCTAATGATAAATCCATTGATTTATTTAGCAAGATTTAA
- a CDS encoding N-acetylmannosamine-6-phosphate 2-epimerase, giving the protein MDKKNVLESIKNGLIVSCQARRGWPMYGADIMGALSKAAEKGGAVGIRATGPENIKAIKKVTKLPVLGIHKQWIEECEVYITPTYESAISIIEAGASIVALDGTQRKRPHGETVERIIGKIHSEHPNILVMADCATFEEGLIAEKFGADIISTTLCGYTEETKYVKEVDYDLIRKLSSALKIPIIAEGHIHTKDHARKAIESGAFAVVVGTAITRPEIITKRFVDELNLLAEK; this is encoded by the coding sequence ATGGATAAAAAAAACGTATTGGAATCTATTAAGAATGGATTGATAGTGTCGTGCCAGGCTAGAAGGGGATGGCCGATGTATGGGGCGGATATCATGGGCGCATTAAGCAAGGCTGCAGAAAAAGGAGGCGCAGTTGGTATTAGGGCTACCGGGCCTGAAAATATTAAAGCGATTAAAAAGGTAACAAAATTACCTGTATTAGGTATTCACAAGCAATGGATTGAAGAATGTGAAGTATATATTACTCCTACCTATGAAAGTGCAATAAGCATTATTGAGGCTGGAGCGTCCATCGTAGCTTTAGATGGGACTCAACGAAAGCGCCCTCATGGAGAAACGGTAGAAAGAATCATAGGAAAAATCCATAGTGAGCATCCAAATATTTTAGTGATGGCAGATTGTGCGACTTTTGAAGAGGGACTAATCGCAGAAAAATTCGGTGCTGATATAATATCAACCACATTGTGTGGGTATACAGAGGAAACAAAATACGTAAAAGAAGTTGATTATGACCTTATTCGAAAACTCTCTTCTGCCTTAAAAATCCCAATCATCGCTGAAGGGCATATTCATACTAAAGATCATGCTAGAAAAGCTATTGAAAGTGGCGCTTTTGCAGTCGTAGTAGGAACGGCCATTACTCGCCCGGAAATTATCACAAAAAGGTTTGTAGATGAGTTAAACCTGTTGGCTGAAAAATAG
- a CDS encoding APC family permease — translation MENEVTLKRTLKLWQIVMMGLAYMTPMVVFDTFGIVSGITDGHVPTAYIVALVGMLFTAASYGKLVKVFPAAGSAYTYTQKAINRHLGFLVGWSSLLDYLFLPMVNALLTKIYLTALFPGVPTWVWVVSFVAIVTILNLRSVNVLANFNALFVLIQIAIMAVFIILVVKGLHNGEGTGEVFTIKPFVNGGMDYSAIITGATILCFSFLGFDAVTTLSEETPDPKKTIPKAIFLTALWGGIIFITSSFFIQLFFPDISRFKEPDAALPEIALYVGGKLFQSIFLCTTLVNTLASGLASHASVSRLLYVMGRDKVFPEKWFGFIHPKWKTPAINVLIVGVISLSALFFDLVTATSLINFGALMAFTFVNLSVISHFIIREKKHRTIKGCIQYLIMPLIGAIAIGILWINLETSSLIMGTGWFIIGFCYLLYITKAFRKAPPQYQVEEIQL, via the coding sequence GTGGAAAATGAGGTTACATTGAAAAGAACGCTGAAATTATGGCAAATTGTTATGATGGGGTTAGCTTATATGACACCCATGGTCGTATTTGATACATTTGGTATTGTATCTGGGATTACGGACGGCCATGTGCCGACTGCTTATATCGTGGCATTGGTGGGGATGCTTTTTACAGCCGCTAGCTATGGAAAACTTGTAAAGGTTTTTCCTGCTGCAGGTTCTGCCTACACTTATACGCAAAAGGCCATTAATCGGCATTTAGGATTCCTGGTAGGATGGTCTTCGTTGTTAGATTATCTATTTTTACCTATGGTAAATGCATTGTTGACCAAAATTTATCTCACAGCATTATTTCCAGGAGTCCCAACATGGGTATGGGTAGTATCTTTCGTAGCAATCGTCACCATTCTCAATCTCCGGAGCGTCAATGTACTTGCTAACTTTAATGCGCTATTTGTTTTAATTCAGATTGCCATCATGGCAGTGTTCATCATTCTTGTTGTCAAAGGTTTGCACAATGGGGAAGGTACGGGTGAAGTGTTTACAATAAAGCCTTTCGTAAATGGGGGAATGGACTATTCGGCAATAATAACCGGAGCCACGATTCTTTGTTTTTCCTTTTTGGGTTTTGATGCGGTGACGACACTATCCGAAGAAACGCCAGATCCGAAAAAAACGATTCCAAAAGCGATATTTTTAACTGCACTTTGGGGTGGAATCATCTTCATTACCTCTTCTTTCTTCATTCAGCTCTTTTTTCCGGATATATCCCGTTTTAAGGAACCGGATGCTGCGTTACCGGAAATCGCCCTATATGTAGGCGGAAAGCTATTTCAATCCATTTTTCTGTGTACGACTCTCGTCAATACGCTAGCATCGGGACTGGCATCGCATGCCAGTGTATCCCGGCTTTTGTATGTTATGGGCCGTGATAAAGTGTTTCCGGAAAAATGGTTTGGATTCATTCACCCTAAGTGGAAAACGCCAGCCATTAATGTACTCATAGTTGGGGTCATTTCATTGTCCGCTTTATTCTTTGATTTAGTGACAGCCACATCACTGATCAACTTTGGTGCATTAATGGCCTTTACCTTTGTAAATCTGTCAGTGATCAGCCATTTTATCATTCGTGAAAAGAAGCATCGAACTATAAAGGGATGTATCCAATACTTAATTATGCCTTTAATCGGAGCTATAGCAATTGGCATTCTCTGGATCAATCTAGAGACAAGTTCACTAATAATGGGAACAGGCTGGTTTATTATTGGGTTTTGTTATCTATTATATATCACAAAGGCATTCCGAAAAGCTCCTCCCCAATATCAAGTTGAAGAAATTCAGCTATAA
- a CDS encoding MurR/RpiR family transcriptional regulator, whose translation MMSLTLLQKIKEKADSLSRAERQVAKYILDHADLVQTYTISEISINANVSQASVVRFCKRMGIDSFKTFQHTLVKEMSSNNANINDFSLLRENDTPYQLFQKVTMSNKFALESLGQTLNKKEFEKAVECLSQAKKIAFFGVGGSSTAALDASNKFAKLGVTTGMNTDFHTVISYISNFTSEDALVLFSTSGKTKDVLEMATYAKKINVPVLAITAYTKSPLLKIASIQLCFPDIEHDHRIGSIASRIMQLNMVDALYLSVFHRIDKQTIDNYQKAREEILRLRR comes from the coding sequence ATTATGAGCTTAACTTTATTACAAAAAATAAAAGAAAAAGCCGATTCCTTGTCTCGTGCTGAACGGCAAGTAGCCAAATATATATTGGACCATGCAGATTTGGTGCAAACTTACACGATTTCTGAAATATCAATCAACGCAAATGTTTCCCAAGCTAGTGTTGTGCGTTTTTGTAAAAGAATGGGTATAGACAGCTTTAAAACCTTTCAACATACATTAGTAAAAGAAATGAGTTCAAATAATGCCAACATTAATGATTTTTCTTTACTACGTGAAAATGATACTCCCTATCAACTTTTCCAAAAAGTAACTATGAGCAATAAATTTGCTTTAGAATCTTTAGGACAAACTCTGAACAAAAAAGAGTTTGAAAAAGCAGTAGAATGCTTAAGCCAAGCAAAGAAAATTGCATTTTTTGGTGTCGGGGGCTCCTCTACTGCTGCATTGGATGCCAGTAATAAATTCGCTAAACTTGGCGTTACTACAGGAATGAACACTGACTTTCATACAGTGATTTCCTATATTTCCAATTTCACTTCAGAAGATGCATTAGTTCTTTTTTCCACATCTGGCAAAACAAAAGATGTATTGGAGATGGCTACATATGCAAAAAAGATTAACGTACCAGTATTGGCAATAACCGCTTATACAAAGTCTCCTTTATTGAAAATAGCAAGTATACAACTTTGTTTTCCTGACATCGAACATGATCACCGAATCGGTAGTATAGCATCTAGAATCATGCAACTTAACATGGTTGATGCTCTTTACTTAAGTGTTTTTCATCGAATTGATAAACAAACCATAGATAATTATCAAAAAGCACGTGAAGAAATTCTACGTCTAAGAAGATAG
- a CDS encoding PTS sugar transporter subunit IIA encodes MNRAILLVSHGNLASTMKDCVELIAGKQKQLFALSMDDQVTLDSFSRELETAVNQLLDQYKEIIILADIKGGTPCNAATLQVLKGSRVQVIAGFHLGLVIESCLSPVSPKELIANTSMSISYINSTVNPINIKEEL; translated from the coding sequence TTGAATCGGGCCATTTTACTTGTAAGTCATGGGAATTTAGCTTCGACTATGAAAGACTGTGTAGAGCTTATAGCAGGGAAACAGAAGCAACTCTTTGCATTGAGCATGGATGACCAAGTAACGTTAGATTCATTTTCAAGAGAACTAGAAACGGCAGTCAATCAATTGTTGGATCAGTACAAAGAAATAATCATTCTGGCAGATATTAAAGGGGGGACCCCATGTAATGCAGCTACACTTCAAGTGTTAAAAGGTAGCCGGGTACAAGTAATCGCTGGTTTCCATTTAGGTTTAGTTATTGAATCTTGCCTTTCACCTGTAAGTCCCAAAGAGCTTATAGCTAATACCTCTATGAGCATTAGCTATATAAACTCTACAGTTAACCCCATAAATATTAAGGAGGAATTGTAA
- a CDS encoding SAV0927 family protein, which produces MNFDILSENKENQAIHHYCLLSQDYRYDVTIVYSAQFFGKAMVTSIQSGRMILLCANDINLDQYWAPTLGIEQEDIPEFQNFLDLVLQSPFHFEEY; this is translated from the coding sequence TTGAATTTTGATATTCTTTCGGAAAATAAAGAAAACCAGGCTATTCATCATTATTGCTTATTGTCACAAGATTATAGATATGATGTGACCATTGTTTATTCGGCCCAGTTTTTCGGTAAAGCAATGGTGACTTCCATTCAAAGCGGAAGAATGATTCTGCTGTGTGCCAATGATATTAATTTAGATCAGTACTGGGCTCCAACCCTGGGCATTGAACAAGAAGATATACCTGAGTTCCAAAACTTTCTCGATTTAGTCTTACAATCACCATTTCATTTTGAAGAATACT
- the speB gene encoding agmatinase: protein MKYPLSPDVKPEFCTTGSFMRLPSSRENARLAVVGLPFDTAASFRVGARFAPQAVRQASMTLFPYHPIQKVFPFDECNAIDIGDVSVIPHNIHRSYELIEKAMADLMKNGIIPIGIGGDHSVTLANLRAAAKIHGPVALLHFDSHTDTWDTYYDEKYWHGSPFIRAYEEGLLQTDKVFQIGIRGTLNHPGDIDSSTDLGYNVITTPQLKERGIEDVVKEVKKTIGDTPCFLSFDIDFVDPSCAPGTGTLEVGGLNSFETLQMVRSLQGFNFIGFDLVEVLPPYDPTQITSLLAATIIHDFASLVALQLKEEQKKENLTQNSL from the coding sequence ATGAAATATCCTTTATCCCCTGATGTTAAACCAGAGTTCTGTACGACCGGATCATTTATGCGCTTACCTTCTTCAAGAGAAAATGCCAGATTGGCAGTGGTAGGTTTGCCTTTTGATACTGCTGCTTCCTTCAGGGTAGGAGCCCGGTTTGCACCACAGGCAGTCCGCCAGGCATCCATGACCTTGTTTCCTTATCATCCCATTCAAAAGGTGTTCCCTTTTGACGAATGTAATGCCATTGATATTGGGGATGTTTCAGTGATCCCCCATAATATACACCGAAGCTATGAGTTAATCGAAAAGGCTATGGCAGACTTAATGAAAAATGGGATCATTCCAATAGGCATCGGAGGAGATCATTCAGTAACATTGGCTAATCTAAGAGCTGCCGCAAAAATACACGGGCCAGTTGCACTTCTCCATTTTGATTCACATACAGATACCTGGGATACTTATTATGATGAGAAATATTGGCATGGTTCCCCGTTTATCCGTGCATATGAGGAAGGTTTGCTCCAAACGGATAAAGTTTTCCAGATTGGGATCAGAGGTACGCTCAATCATCCAGGAGATATAGATTCCAGTACCGATCTAGGCTACAATGTGATAACTACGCCCCAGCTGAAGGAAAGAGGAATCGAAGATGTCGTGAAGGAAGTCAAGAAAACCATTGGGGATACACCATGTTTCTTGAGCTTTGATATTGATTTTGTTGATCCATCCTGTGCTCCTGGTACTGGCACTTTGGAGGTTGGCGGTCTAAATAGCTTTGAAACCCTACAGATGGTACGTTCTCTGCAAGGATTCAATTTTATTGGATTCGACCTGGTGGAAGTCCTCCCACCATATGATCCAACACAAATCACATCACTGTTGGCAGCCACCATCATTCATGACTTTGCCAGTTTAGTAGCCTTACAATTAAAAGAAGAACAAAAAAAGGAGAATTTAACCCAAAATAGTTTATAG
- a CDS encoding Glu/Leu/Phe/Val dehydrogenase, with the protein MTGKIKVIEKRQLDNPLQEFQDILKEAIHVLGYPDLVFDFLKTPMRFLEVCIPIQMDNGETRMFQGYRAQHNDAAGPTKGGIRFHPDVTPEEVKALAGWMSLKCGITDLPYGGAKGGIVCDPRQMSSSELERLSRGYVRAVSQIVGPTKDIPAPDMYTNSQIMAWMLDEYDHIREFDSPGFITGKPLRLGGSKGREKATSKGVLYTLQMISDLKRIPIEGMRVIIQGFGNVGSHLAMYLHEMGAKIVGIADELGGLYDPNGLDIPYLLENRDSFGVVSNLYKDSLSNQELLEKECDVLIPAAISGVVNKDNAKRLKCEILIEAANGPTTKEAIKILDEKGIVVVPDILANSGGVIVSYFEWCQNNQGYYWTEELVDERLKEKITASFLNVYHTSQKYSVNMKVAAYIEGIHKIAEASRLRGWVRF; encoded by the coding sequence ATGACAGGGAAAATTAAGGTAATTGAAAAACGGCAATTGGATAACCCGCTGCAAGAATTCCAGGACATCTTAAAAGAAGCCATTCATGTTTTGGGCTATCCAGATCTGGTTTTTGACTTTTTAAAAACGCCAATGCGTTTTTTGGAAGTCTGTATTCCTATTCAAATGGATAATGGGGAGACAAGGATGTTTCAAGGGTATCGGGCTCAACATAATGATGCAGCTGGTCCAACGAAAGGGGGGATTCGTTTTCACCCGGATGTCACACCTGAAGAAGTTAAGGCTTTGGCGGGTTGGATGAGTTTGAAATGCGGAATAACCGATCTTCCATATGGAGGGGCAAAGGGCGGCATTGTATGTGATCCAAGACAGATGAGTTCGTCTGAGCTAGAACGATTAAGCAGAGGGTATGTCAGGGCAGTCAGCCAAATAGTGGGACCTACAAAGGATATTCCCGCACCAGATATGTATACGAATTCTCAAATCATGGCCTGGATGCTAGATGAATACGATCACATAAGGGAATTCGACTCACCCGGCTTTATTACAGGAAAGCCACTGAGATTAGGGGGATCGAAAGGTCGGGAAAAGGCTACTTCTAAGGGAGTATTATATACACTTCAAATGATAAGTGATTTAAAGAGGATTCCAATTGAAGGCATGCGGGTAATCATCCAGGGATTCGGGAATGTCGGCAGTCATTTAGCGATGTATTTACATGAAATGGGGGCAAAGATAGTCGGAATAGCGGATGAACTTGGAGGATTATACGATCCGAATGGCTTAGACATTCCTTACCTTTTGGAGAACAGGGACTCTTTTGGTGTCGTATCGAATTTATACAAAGATTCATTATCCAATCAAGAATTATTGGAAAAAGAGTGTGATGTGCTAATTCCTGCAGCTATTAGCGGAGTGGTAAATAAAGATAATGCAAAACGATTAAAATGTGAAATCCTGATCGAAGCAGCAAATGGGCCGACAACAAAAGAAGCGATTAAGATTCTCGATGAAAAAGGTATAGTGGTAGTCCCGGATATTTTGGCGAATTCAGGAGGGGTGATAGTCTCGTATTTTGAATGGTGCCAGAATAACCAAGGTTATTACTGGACGGAAGAGCTTGTGGATGAACGATTGAAGGAAAAAATAACAGCCAGCTTTTTGAATGTCTACCATACTTCCCAAAAATATTCCGTGAACATGAAAGTAGCTGCTTATATTGAAGGGATTCACAAAATAGCAGAGGCATCCCGGCTTCGAGGTTGGGTCAGGTTCTGA